The DNA segment tatgagagtatggggttgttcagcgtatgtcaaacacatagcgtccgacaaactagattctaaatctgataaatgtttcttcattggatatcccagggaaaccgtagggtattacttctatcatccagatgatcagaaagtaatagtatccaagcacgcaaccttcttagagaaattagagaaagagtttctcgaagaaacacaaaagggaagcgtgattgaactcgacgaagttcaagaggaagaaacaccgactgaaacaacagaagcggttgaggtaccctaagaagtcccattagatgagactccagtggcacctattcgtagatcacgaagagttcgtgaactcccagttagatatggttttctagtgggagatgataacgaggttatACTGCGTGTTATACtgcgtgcttgggaactcggagaagaattgtgggcgcttctttaacaacggtagattgttcttcaaaaggtatttgttaagcccaaaatatacctaaaatattatcaataattacatcaatattgctacgaatttatgctatttatacctatttagaaagcttttactttcgaatatgtttctttcatgcaaggtacataaatatttggtaaaatccaaataggagtaaaaagagctcgaaaatagaagaaaagccctacaaaaggagtcgaagacgacgaaaattaataacgccaagtcgaggacacgaacgagagcgaaAAGATGAAAAATGCTCCGTGCCGTGACCGCGGCTTCCCcttttcacggtcgcgacacgcgtccttcagccATTTTacccttcgtccgaagtacaattgatgctcccccattctcggtagtgaatttgataattctcggtacgagcaggagatttagaagcctagttacacactttcattttcgacggaacgcgatcgttcgggtggataaagacattccttcacaacggacacgatccttcacaacggacacgacacttcgatcaagactcttcaacatctataaataaagaattgatggagagttgaaagaATGTgtgatatgtgtagaagaaagaaattagtgtagaatttatgtagaaattccgaatcaagtgattcagaagttagatttcgattctgttcaaaagcaatatgatgtacacacattgtttacaaattaataacaaattcagtagcgtttagacattgttccagtttagttttcattttggtagtagaccgacccagtctctattacgaagattcagcgagaagattgagtagaggattcgcccctgagcctgacaaactcgaacgaaacccaaggaaaggattgacaacccgttcacttgcacgctgtcgaagaattcaatgctccatgttctctgtaaacttgtatcaatttatatttcatctaataaagtctgttctattcgatagatttttatgcagcactttggtaaatgagccaaagtggattgatgctggtgttttcattaaaacgtatttaatccaaaatctttacaaggaaactttgttgaacacttaggcaaattattatctcggcagagttttaatttggttaagggcaattatcccggataagggttttgtcgcgttcaaagccaattaattaaaggttccatcatttatttcatccttataattcgtacaaagtttaaagttgtttctttgcttaatgcaaacaaatatacatgtttacttttctaaagtactaaaacgttcctgttttacaaattcatttttaatcagatattttctaacatcttcatattctaatctaattctcattctagctatttcaaaaccaaaaccgattaaacgatttttccatatcataaacctaaaagtaaatttaaccgattgtaaataagttttgttaaaaaagcgttccctgtgggatcgatatcttttattactacaagcatataccgtgcacttgcggaaatcgctcaacagtatttcttcttatccctctttatatgaaatacgattaacggatcctatggttaaaaggaagtaggctaaaattttatatttccactgctataccttagccttaatttccttcagtttGTAGCCCAACTACATCATCAAAATTAGAACCAGAATTAGTAGTATGCACCTTATAGTAGTAATTTATCATTGAAGGTGAACCTAGTTGCTTGAGAACATGACTGTAACTTGCATTCAACTATGTATACTCAGATTGGAAAACCAAATCATAAATGATATCAAGGTAAGGAAGAAGAATAAATGAAAGTCTAAAAGCCAAATGTAAAATGCATAATCAAAGAGTATCTAACCTGAAGAATATGGTAGACGCAAGGATCCATTTCGAAACCTAAAaccaaaatcaaagaaaatcatCATACATAAGAAGCCAGGAATGTAAGTGTTGATATTATCAAATGCATTTTAAAAATGATTCTTGAAACCATTCATCATTAGGAAATCAATCAATTGCATATATGAAGAGCAAGGAAATGAAAACTCGCAACTTTCAAATGTGGCATGCTGAGCAAAAGATTTCTTAGAACAGGGTCAGGTTTTAGAATATCATAGGCAGTCTTTCAACTCTATAAGCTCATGCCTAGGGACCTATCATCAGAGAAATGttattaaaaaagtaaaaaattgagAATCTACCTCATATCTTATAAAACACACAGATATAAGTTTGTTTGAGTCCCAATTGTTAAACTCTAGTAGATATAATTGCAGATGCTTCTCCGAGAGATAAAACTTGTAAAGTGTTACAAAGTATATACAAAATTGTTAATATTAACTCTCGCTAGAAAGTTGTTCTCGGTAAAAAGACTACAATGCATAAACGAACTGCACAATATAATGTGTAAAAAAGGTGGCAacattatccaaacggatggaaaTTTTGTTGAACCATGAGACTGGAACAAAGAGAGGTATATCCTTATTGTGTAATAAATGGGCTTAATGCAAATTTTTGTTTGAATATGGGTTCCATAAATCCACCTACTAAAAAGGTAAATTACATGGGGGCTCAAATGGATAGGCAACTACTACAACAATAAAGGAATGACCCTTTCTCCAACACTTATTATCAAGGTGGAGAAATCAGCCAAATTTCTTTTGGAAGTATCAAAAAAATTCTAGACCCACTAGACCACCATGATTCTAGTAGCCTCAAGCTCGATTTCATCAACAACATCATCTTGTATCTTAGAAAAACAAACCACAACTTCAAGAGATGTTTATGAAGTATATTGCTAATCAAGATTTTGTCATCAAGAAATTGAACTCCAAGATTTACCAAGTTAACCAATCTAATCAAGCATGCATACCTAACTTGGAGGTTCAGGTTGGTCAACTAGTAAATATAATGATTGAAAGAGTTCAAGGTACATTTCCTAGCATTACATAAGAATCCTAAAGAAAGTGTGATGTatgcatagttgttaaaggcgaaATGCGAGCCGAGGCGATAAAGGCAAAATATCGCCTTGAGGCGAGGCGAGAGGTGAATTAGAAATgcacaaaaaattaaaatacatatagaTTTTATGTTTACATAGCTTATACACTAGACTCATAGaactattatttaattatgatgAAATCCTACATTACTGTTAACACCTACCACTGTTAAATTAactcaaaaaattaaaatacatatagaTTTTACAGCTTATACACTAGAgtcatattattatttaattgtgATGAAATCCTCCACTACTTAACACCTAGCACTGTTAAATCCAGCCACCACTACCAGCTACCTCCACTACCACCTACTCACCACACCTCCTTTAACCCACAACATATCATAACAACAACACATAAGGAGTCAAGATTAAAAATTTATTGCAtggcaaaaaaaattcaaaattcagAGCAAGAAATAATATCTTAGAAAGGTAGAAGAGAAGCTCTTCAAATAAAGCAACATGGGGCCTTGAAGAAATAGATGTAATAGAGATATAACAGCAAAATTCTGCTGAAAGGCGAGgaattttactcagtattagaAGCTTTTATTGTTTCTTATCATATATTTGAAATCTCACCCTTAAATCTTTCTTTCCCCCCTTAAAAGTTGGCTAAAATGCCTCAGATGCAAGAGACGATCGCCTCAACGCCTTGATCGCATCTCGTCCGGCGAGGTGAGGCGGTCGCCTTTAGCACATTGTCGCGTTATAAGGCATTGAGGTAATGGAAGCATCGCCTCAGTCGCCTCTCGCCTGAGGCGACCGAGGCGATTGCCTTTCACAACTATGGATGTATGTAAATTTGAGGGGTGATAAAGTATTAAAGGATATGCGAAAAGAGAATAAAAGTGAGGATGGGAGAGAAACAAAAGTAGGCAATGGTGAGATTGAACAACTGCAGACTTGTTTTATGTCCGTCggacatgaaaaaaaaaacgagcCATTTATGGTTGTTAGACACAAGTTAGCAAACTAGTCGTTTATGGTCATTATTTCGTCCTTTTGTGCTTTATTTCAAATATATCTATCTTTAATATATCACTCCTCTAGCTTTCTTTAGTCCAATGCAACTAAACTAAAAGCCAATTCAATCTTCTTTATCTGTTGAGTGATGTTGGACTTAAATCTCTTTATACGAGATAGTAGacataatgttttttttatgcggctttacctttttttatcttcttttcttCAGGTCTTCCGCAGTGAAGCTTTTGAAGACTTTCTTGATGATGACTATAGACACTTTCTTCCTTCATATGAATAGTGCCTTCTATAGATAATAACATCTTATATAATCTAAGCAGTATAATTTgaacatttatttatttcggGAGTAAGTATGCAAAGATAGTTTAGATAGCACAGTGGaaacttaaaaatttatattctcGAATCTTATTGATGTCGTTATATTCATTAattgtaaaaaaattatactaacaTGCCATTTTTTCGTGTTTACCTTTTGTATCACAAATTCTTTTGAGTTTACAAGATCATTTGAATCAACAAGTCAAGTACTCAAGTGTAGGGTGTCTCTAATGGTGATCCACACTAACCAATAATGAAGTAAACGATCAaggaatctctctctctctaaaagtgTGTAGACCCAAGTGTATATATAGCGTTTTCTTTCTTAGTTAGAATCCTAATTAAACTAGgaagtttttctttttaattaggTAAGtaatttcagttttttttttttttttttaaaaagaggTTAGTAATTCGTAACTAATTATATATCTTCATATATAATAAATAGGAATAATGTATTTACTAAATAAATATTATCAtaagaaaaaatataattaacaattccACTTcctaaatttattatttattcatAATTAAAACATTCTAcacatatttaatttattagataattttaattatcatcaacattataattaatacatataaattaaattaaatattttccaATCCATACACCGTATAATTTGACCCCTTATTGTATCATTAGAACCAATTTCTAATTTTACTGTTTTGCCCTTCgttattaatgtttttttttttttttgtgcgtTATCCGTTAGATTCTTACAACACCAACCATACAAATTTATTACAACTCATTACTTAGAAGTGGATATACTTAACCCTTTAATTTCATCTATTAATTTTCCGAATTAATCCAATCAACATGTAACGAAATAGGTGTAACGACTTAAGAAAGAAGTGACCTTTACCTTTTAGTGCGTAGTTATAGTATCATTTGATCATTCATCAGCTATATCCAAAAATTTATTACTATATTTGGGCCACCCCTCATCCCTGAGCCCTGGGCAGGCGCCCCTCCTGCCCAGGCTCAGAGACGGGTCTGCATATCACATATATGGAACTTTTATTTACTTAGTACAGATTGAAGTGCTCAAAATATATAGATCAcatgaaattttatttcaaACTTTAATATATTATCTTAAAAGGATTTCAAACAAGATATATCTCTCATCATTTGAGAGTGATAAATATTTAATCTATCATTAAATATCTCGGAATTACTTACTGTAATACCCAATCATTGTCTGAGACACATATTTTTCAAGTGTATAACTAGTGATGCTAAAGTATTGCATTTCATAATCCAAGATCACCATAATGATTATTTAAGTCAGAAGATTATTTATACTTGCTATCGCCTATGAGTTCTACCAGTGGCACTTAGAGTGATTATTCATCTTGGATATTATTTTGGTTCTTTAATGGGTATGAACTCATTCATGTACGTCCATACAATTGTAcagacattttttttatatcaacATCTTATGAGATCAACTGCATATTCATGAatagaaaatattattacatataCGTCTCAATAATACTATACTAATCCTATTATATAATACATTAACTTGGAATGCTTAAGATTATAAACATTTTACATATAATATAaaagtcttgtctcacttcaatttatatatgaacactttatacaCAACTAAGTATAATATAATCTATGGTTTTGACACTCTTGTACATTTTAGTTTTGTGGCACAGAATATTAGAATAGAAAAGCCCTGTCCAAAATGAGGCAAGCCAAAAAAGCCCAATCCAAACGAAGCAACATGAAATTGTGAACATCATTTTCTTGTAATCCTGACAAACACCATACATGATACATACATACACCTCAACTTCGGACATACCTTCCCTTCCCTATCCACTCCTTTCCTTTCACCCGCTTTAATAAAcactttctttcttctctcttttcctATATTCCTTTTCGGGACGTGCATCCCACGCTCCCACTCTTGAGTTTGTACTACTTTCCAATTCCATCTTCCCTATATTTATTGCATGTTGACGCCAATCGCGCGTCACATATGTCGGAAGTGAGCGCACGTAGGCAGCTGCCTTAAATGCCGACAATTTATTTTTTCCTAAGTAATTCCGTGTCCTGCTTCATACATACAACACCAACATACTTATTTCTCTTCACGCGCGGCTTCCTTTTCCTCTGTCTCACTGGCGCGTTGGATTCCATTTCCTCTGAGCAGGCTGTACAATTCCACCTCATGCTTCTGGTCTCAACAGTAGAATAGCACTTTTACGGCGCTGTAAAAAACAAAAGATGGAGTTAAAAACCGGGTATAGCCGGTGGAAGAGGAGGGATTCAACAACGGGAAAAAGTATATCAAGAGGTGTTTGAAGCAAAAACACTTCCTTTTTGCAGAGAGAGTGAAAAATATTCATGTCCACATCCTCTCAATCCTTCTTATCTCCTTAATCTTCTCTCCAACTTCAATTACTGATAAGAAAGAAGCTCGcttctttcattcttttttttttcttcttatctTCTTAATCTTTGAAATTAGAAGGAAACTAATTATTTTATGGAGTTTGAGGATCAGGAAGAGCacgaagaggaagaagagatggGTTTGCCGGCGAGTTATGACTCGTTAGGCAATTCTACGAGAGTTAAAATGACAAACTCGGAAGCGACGCCCGGAACGGGTGGCTTGGTTCAGGCAGCGAAACCGAGATATAGAGAGTGTTTGAAAAACCACGCAGTCGGGATCGGAGGACACGCGGTGGACGGATGTGGCGAGTTCATGCCTGCTGGTACTGAAGGAACACTAGACGCCTTGAAATGTGCCGCGTGTAACTGCCATAGAAATTTCCACCGCAAAGAATTAAACGAcggtggaggaggaggagaaatATTCTTCCACGGCCACCCTCATCCCCACCATCTGCACCATCACCAGGTCCCCCAATTCGCACCGTATTACAGGACTCCAGCTGGATACCTCCACGTGGCACCCTCTCAGCAAAGACCTCTCGCATTACCGTCGACGTCAGGCGGCCAGAGTCGGGAAGATCAAGAAGATGTGTCGAATCCTAGCGGAGGCGGATTCGGCGGCGGCGGCAGCGGTTCTTCTAGGAAGAGGTTTAGGACAAAGTTCAGTCAAGATCAAAAAGATAGAATGCTTGGACTTGCAGAGAGTTTGGGATGGAGAATTCAGAAACACGATGAAGCTGCTGTTCAACAGTTCTGCAATGAGACTGGTGTGAAAAGGCATGTGCTCAAGGTTTGGATGCATAACAACAAGCACACTTTGGGTAAGAAACCCTAGATTACATAACCATATTTATCAATCAAGaaattgaggatgaagaagaagaagagggaaaGTTTGTATCTTTTGCTGAATTTTAATTTAGGTAGAGTTTAGGgtttctttttagtttaggatttctcTTCTCTTGTCTTCTGTAGTGGCAGTGTATGGTGGATATATCAAGGGGAGGGGGGGAAGTGGTTTTAGGAAGAATTAATTAATATTGATGGgtattaatattttcagtttTTAACATTTCAGTGCATTTTGAAAGCTAGCTTTTCTTGCTTCTGCTTCTGCTTCTGAGTTTCAGTGGTTTATTTGCTTTGTTTTCTGCACCAATAGAGACTACATGAAAATTGGTAAGTGAGCTTTTATCTATCAAGATTGTTCATTTCTCACtgtctatctatctatctatcacCTGTACTTTCAGctactatttttttttggttattaATCTTCAATCAGTTTCTTCTTTGTCTCTCTTCAAAGTTGTTGTTACTATATGTCATGGATTgattgaaaatatatatatatatatatatatatatatttcaaagcTTTCTTGAAAACaacaacagaaaagaaaaatgtaaaattaaaacAGCATTcaatgtggattcttttggggttattgtttggtttggtttggtctGGGTCTTTTCTTGTTCTTGTTCTATCTTCTATCTtctattttctcttctcctTTTTGTATCATTTGTCTTTTGAAGTATGGTACTTACTTTACTTGTGTAGTATATGTTGTGTTGTAGCTTTAGTGCTCAACCAAACACAAACACAAACACAAACACAAagcttttctttctttccttcctTGTAGCTATGGGGCCTCTATACTGGCCTGCTGCTTTCTGAATGTCTTGTGATCTCTTTGCACTTTGCAGTGATCATGTTCTCTCTCACTCACTTCATAAGCTCATCATCctattcttcttttttctttattttgttttttctcaaaattaaattatatacaGCAGTGTATAGTGTATAATAATCACATGATTCATTACAGATGCCGAAGCTAAAACCCAGATGTTTGATCATTGATGGGTCACCTTGGGAAGGAAAGACCTGACCCAGATATATtcttattttatcattttatgtgtccttatttttgtatatattctattgggaaagaaagaaaattgagatacaTTATTATTTACATGGAAACTAAAACTCAATGTCGATAGATCCAAAGCTTTCTTGGTCtctcaattttttaaaaaaaaaataaaaaaataaaacactgAAAAGGGAACATGTGGGCTCTCCAGCAGCAACAGAAACTGTATAAGAAAAAAAACAGCTTTTGTCAGCAACTATCTTCAAACGTATACACAATAGCTTAGATGAATCAGTAGATAAATTGGTGAAAGTAAGTGGAAAAATATTAAGAAGAGTGATTAGTAGGAAAAGAGGGAACCTGATTGCTTAAATAAGGAAAGGCGTAAAGAAACATACTTGTTTTGTTGTGTTTGAGCAGATGTATAAATGGGGGTTTGATGTTTCAAGTTTACTAGCAAGATATACTACAGTTGATAGATTGCTTCTTTTGGTGTCCAAAACTTAACAACAGGATATACAATTGAAGATCCTTTGCTTCATTAGGGAATTCAAACCACCAGAATCAATTAAAGCTCACTACTCATTTGTGGTCCTATATATGGGAATCTGAGTCAAAGGTTAGCTGTATCAAGATAGTGATTGATCATACTCTTCTCTTCTTACCATCACATGATTTTACTTTGCTCTTTTAAATCTCTTCTTCCAATCTCCCCAATTACTCCATCTCTTTGCTACTTCTAGCTAAAATGCTCCCCATCACATTGATGATTGGGTTTAAGGGGTTTCCATACTATGTTAATGAATTGTTCAATTAAACATGGTTAAACACGTTATAAAATTCTCTTTCGACTTTTACTGTTCTAAggattaagttctgatttcttattttttcatattatgTTGGTAAATTTTAATTTTCGTACACATTGAATATCTTATTGATGGTCCGTTAACTAAGCTGTTAGGGAAGAGTTTAATCTGTGTTAAAATTAGAGATTAGATGCCTAATTCTTAAAATCTTAAAGGTTTAGGGACTTGTTGTGACATTTTGTTTACTTAATcatcttattatttttaa comes from the Euphorbia lathyris chromosome 5, ddEupLath1.1, whole genome shotgun sequence genome and includes:
- the LOC136231341 gene encoding zinc-finger homeodomain protein 2, which codes for MEFEDQEEHEEEEEMGLPASYDSLGNSTRVKMTNSEATPGTGGLVQAAKPRYRECLKNHAVGIGGHAVDGCGEFMPAGTEGTLDALKCAACNCHRNFHRKELNDGGGGGEIFFHGHPHPHHLHHHQVPQFAPYYRTPAGYLHVAPSQQRPLALPSTSGGQSREDQEDVSNPSGGGFGGGGSGSSRKRFRTKFSQDQKDRMLGLAESLGWRIQKHDEAAVQQFCNETGVKRHVLKVWMHNNKHTLGKKP